ACACTTTCTTCAAAAGGAACTCAACTAtattttaccataaaaaaaaaaaaaactcaactgTAGAGAAAGTTGACCCTTTAATAGGGATGAAAATAGTATAGATATTATCCATCTGGATCTATTTTTgtatctaaattaatttagatatgaatagaaatttgaagatctgactaatatctatatccatatctatcaaagaaaataaatatggatatagatagacaactatccactccatatccgaatctatatataattttatatagcacttattaatttttaaaaatatatatataattatataaacatatttttaacttgatttatcatctatttagtaatatttttgattatgtagtcataaaatttaattatctaagtaatatctataattatatccatacttctaaTATCCGAGTTATATCCGTAtctgtttaaaacaaatatggatatgaatttttgcattcGAACAATATCCATATTCgtatttgtattcatcaaataaaataaatatggatatggatatgatgATATCCGGTCCGTATCCAATCTATTTTCAGCCCTACGGccttcaaaaatatgaaaaaaaattaaatttcttttttgatcaattactttacataaaatataatttcatgaaCCTTTTTTTGTGAAGATATAATTTAATGAACATCACAGTTCAATATATTCAGGATGTCCTTCCTCATGTTTTGCGTAATTTCTCAAAAGAGAAATCTGACTTTGGAGAAAGttagttcttcttctttttttttttttggataaaaaagttGGATCATTTTTAATGAACACCAAGTTATATACAACTTGACATGAATTTTCTTGTGTGATTAAGTAGTCTACAGAAGATAAAATTTGATGCCATCCTCCTATGCCCAGGCTAGTTTGTCAcgtccccgatccgagattttgaatcgagggtcatggcaaccgccgcatactcatagaaaactctttccataagcatgcaaggcatcttatcatgctatcttaaaacaacagtgaaataattagtcaataaattaaatccaaaacataatgatctaagttcttctttaatatcttcaataaagtcaacaatgattcatagtctttacatcaaattcaataagactttcaacctaaattaaaagtatgaagattctgcttctgatcactcttccattcatatcttgtatcatcttaattcctcaacatctgtaaaatcagtaaaataggaggtaatgagctagatagcccagtaagcaatgatcactttcaacagatttcatcaggtatttaagtaaataattatttatggaaaataagcatatagagttcatcaattcaaaatcaatttcaattatgcaacatgattcatgccaaattcatttctttttcgaaaattcaagtttctttcgagatttcaatttcttttgttcttcaattcttttcgtcaaccataagctatgaccatattttctctgtggcagggtcataataccgcgtatctacttgcggtaggctgcgaatcatctgacagctatgtcctttggaaccgctggtcttgctggcggtttgtcgctggtctctctggcgacatatcgctggtctcgctggtgacataaaccctcaggacaatcaattgccaacgtatatgcccccattggcggggtcctttacatagtcaggttgtcaattcataatgtttcttatatcataatttttcataaatcatatttcatattctaatttcgataataaaacatataatcatgtaatatcgaaatcaatcaatataatgtatcatgaaatcaatatcttcaatcatgcttcatcataacatttcaaataagatattttcatagcaaaataccattcatccaattcatgcatcgtttcacaaatcatgtcagaaaaatatattataatttatcgataaatctagaaaaagtgaaacattacttacctcgaacgcactccaataaattcacataattttataaattttctttcaaaaattctgttcgtagatcatatcacgatatctCATGATCAAACATTCACAATCCTATAcggaatcaattttaataattagaaagaatacgaataccatatttcaacgatttagattgagtccgatcatctaatttcatctaatcaaaatctaattaggatctaaacgatccaaagtttgactatcagatcaaatcggattcgaagtgataggatcgaggtttcttcatcgatttcataaaatcaagtagagagagacaattagaggagagagaaatcaatgaggtacaattcgaattgatcagatgatacaatccaacattatgattggtccaatatctcgattggtgaaatcaacatgatcaaattaagtcatgactagatcaggatcatggatgatcaaatctaaagattcatggtctgatcaaggtgggtgccagtatgctgtctgacaatcatggatcaggattcttcattagaatcagatcaggactattgaaagaatttccttattgataaatcgatcaagagagagaaatcgatcgagagagagaaatgactttagagagagaaaattctagagagagaaaattttagagagagaaaactcatcttgaactcctcagactatatgattcaacaaattcgatcgatcagatcaaatcatgctaagattatcatgtggacaattcaataagatcatgagaaataaaatctaaaaatacttgatctgatcaaagtggatgtcggtgtaccgtctgatgatcacggatcaaaaatccatcacaagaatcatttaaattcatcatcatttttttcaaaattttaaaaatcttaggagagagaaataatctagagagaagattatagagagagaaagtagagagagaaagttcaattctagaaagagaaaatactagttcaggctgaagagagagaaactctctttttcatattttattatttataaattaatttattttatttttttctttctttttttctttctttcttttttttttcttcacggaagagagaggagagaaaatcctatttattattattatattattattatatttttttttcttctctcttttttttttcctttttctttcctttttcttttctttttcttttcttttccttcttcttcttttctttttctttttcttttcctcctccttcttcttcttcttcttcttctttttctcccgtgggttccttttgggccgaaacaggagaccgtgaggtcccctcattggttggccggccggcgatgcagccggcgtggggcggccgtcgacaggagggggtgactcaccgataagaagagggccaaaccggtggtcggggTGACCACCGGCATCGGTAATCcaagaaaaatggtaaaaaatgaaggttacttccgcaataaaatccgacgactccggtcgccgacgagcatgcacatcggtacgggaaggaagaaggagaagagaagaaggggaggaggcttacctccgtcgtcggcgaagcttttccagcgagaaattggacggcacagggacgatCTTCCACGGGAttttttcggcgattgccgccgtttgagcttaggattttcggtggaaaagagagaggagggatctcctccttaaatagggccagagagaacttgtttccgactccgattaggagccggtgaacggaggaagaagactcccttcgggagttcttctcctttgttttccttccttcttttttttttttgttttgttttgggctttggctgattgTTGCATGGGCCAGGCCAGGCCATGACATAGTTTCTTCTCATTCTTCCCAAGGGATCCCATTAAGTAAGGAATCATGAGAGTTCAAATGATGCAATAGGGGCGACCAAACCCAAAAATTACAAGATGCTGGAGGAATTGATCAATCTTCTAATTTGATAACTCTTTGATCAATAATAAGTTAATGATCTAGGCTAGAATTGAAACATGATGATCcaataaatattttagattgggcaAAATTATAGAGACATCCCCTCAAATTTTCAAACCAATTATTATCTATCTTCATTAACAGAATGATGTCATGTGACTATTACATGGCACCATAAAAATATATTGTGGTCAAAATAAATTTGTACCTTTTCATTCATCCatttgcacaaatctcaaagcacctATAATCCATGAGCTAATATTTATAGTTAATGATCACTCATTTAACAAATCTTAAAGCACATCAAGCCCTTTCATTTATCCATGTGTGCAAATCTCAAAGCACCCTCAGTATATGGTCATAATTAAGGATCATCCATTGCACAGATTTCAAAGTATGTCAAACTCCTCCATTTATCTACCTATATACTTGCCAAAGCACATTTAGTATATGGCCTATAGTGAAGATCACCCACTGTACAGAATTTAAAGCAATATGAATCTTTTTATCCATCTGTCTGCACATATCTTAAAGAACCATTAATATATGATCTATTGTTAAGGATCACCCATCATACAAATATAAAAGCATTTAAACCCCTTTGTTTATCTGCATGCACATATCCCAAAAATATCCTCAGTATATATGATTTATAGTTAAGAATCATCCactgcacaaatctcaaagcactttGATCACTTTCATTTACCCACTTGCACAAAACTCAAGACATCCTTAGCATATGACCTTTAGCTAAGGATTGCTCAGCATGGAATTCTTGAAGCGCATCAAACCTTTTCCTTTATTTGTCTGTATAGATTTCAAAGCATCTATGGTGTATGGTCCATTATTAAGGATCACCTATTGCATAAATCTCAGAGCATTTCAAATTCCATCCATTCTTTTAtacagatctcaaagcattcTTAGTATATAGCCCATAGTTAAGGATCGCATATCGTATATAGTTCAAAGCACTCCAAATAGGGATTAAAGTGGTATGCATATTATCCATCTGTATCCATTTTCATATTCGAATCAATCTGgatatagatagaaatttgaggatcCGATTAATATTCGTATCCGTATCCATATctgtcaaagaaaaatagatgtggatatggatagacaactattcgatatgtatttgaatttatatataacttcatataattttatatagcacttattaattttttaaaaaaatatacaactatatcaaatgttattaatttgatttatcatttatttagtaatatctttgattttgtagtcataaaatttaattatctaaattatatcagtcattatatctatatttttaatatctgaattatattcatatttatttaaaatatatatgaatataaatttttgtatctaaGTAATATTCGTATCCATACtcattagataaaataaatatatatatagatatgctgATATCTGATCAGATTTCAGTCCTAACGCCAAAATCGTTCGTTCATCGAAGACAGTGAGGGCATTTTAGCCATATGAAACGGCAAGCCAGTGCCATCGACTAACTGGAGCGGTAGAGGGACAGTGTTTAGGAATTTAAAAGATCCGTTTGAAACTTTTTAACGGCAAGGGAGCATCTTTGGGACCTTTCTAAGCTGGGTGGCGTCATTATAATTTTTCCTTTAGATTTTTATTGGAAGAGAGACCTAATTCAGTAAAGTTTGTGGGTTTTTAAGCTCTTGGACCCAAACTTGAATATATTGGGCCGGGTTAGCGCGTTATAGATCTCATGCACGGTCCGATGGCACTGCATTCCACCACCCTTTTGCCAGGATCCAGTGCCAAGAAAGGCATTCCCGTAATTTCACCAACTTACCTCTGTCACTCGAAGAAAGCCTTCGACAGCTCCTCCCGCTAGATGGTTGAAACCCTCCCTCGAACCACGCCCATGGACCAGCGCAACGGAAACGGCCAGGCCGCCGCTCCCGCCCTCTCCAAGAACGCACGCAAGAAGCTCCTGAAGCAGCAGCGATTAGAGGCCAGAAAGGCCGAGCGGAAGGCGGCGGAGAAGGAGCGGAAGCGACAGGAGGCGGAGCGGCGGCGcagggaatgggaggagaagctCGCCGCCGCGGCGTCGGAGGAGGAGCGGGCGAGGCTGATCGAATCGAGGCGGGAGACGAGGAGGGAGCGGATGGAGAAGCGGTCGGAGGAGCGGGAGATGAAGATCGGGCGGCTGAGGAGGGCGGCCGAGCTGGGGCAGAAGGTGGTGGTGGATCTCGAGTTCGCTCATCTCATGACCCCCAACGAAATCCACAGCCTCGTGCAACAGGTGCGCTTCTAATCCATTTTCTTTCTTCGAATTAGGGTTTTGTTTCAAACTGATTCAATCATTCTAAGACCATAATGCCGCCGCCTTTCTGTCTAATTGACGCGGGGTCATCTGGATTCGGTTGGGTCCCCGCTTAGCAGTCCACGAGGCAAATCGTGATGGCTTGGGGGATTTTGTTGACCATAGAATGGAATCTAGTCGGTCATTCTTTTAAcagtggtgaaaaaaaattatactctTGGATGGAGTCAAGGAGTATGGTTAAATTGAGGGACATGAAAATAGAAGTATCCAGAAGAATTTTAAGAACAATGCAACGCTCGAATGAAGAAAATGTACAAAAGAATTAATTCTTGTGGCGATAAGTAATTTAGACCatggagagagagcatatgaataaAAGAGAAGATGATTCGATCACAAATATTGAAGTAGATATTTTGGTAAATTTGATGATAGGGGATAGGTCGAGGAATAATTATTTGAGAAGTACCATGTGCAGCATGGACCATCAACAACATAAATGAAGAATTGAGGGTTAAGTTGAAGTATGAAAAACAAGAAACTTCGGTATATGTGATAAAGGGTAGCGTAAATGGAACTAATGCTGAGGTAGGATCAACAAACTGACATTTGTAGAATAATAAAAATCTGATATGGAAATTTTTTATGTTCTTGTAACTAGCATAAATTATTTAGGATACTAAATGTGCTACAGTTGTTACATGTTTTTGTTTAAAATATTCAAAGCTCAGCTTATGAATGATGCAGTTTGCTTAAGCATATTTATTCTTAATTCACAAATATATTGTGTTGAGTTGGATATTGAATTGATTAGGCAAATCAGAACTAAGTTGTCAGATCTGTTCAATTGCTTTAAAAAAACAGGGCTTAGCTAAACTAATATGATGCATCAGCACTCCATATAAGTTTCTAGTGGATCTATAGACTTTTAACTCAATGTATTATTATGTGCTGTAGTATGCATATGAACTAAATTGTGATATTTGTAAGATGTGAATCTACATCTCTATACAAACACCTTGTCCTTTTATATACAACTACTTTCTATTCATTTCTTAATGATCAGGCTTTCATTGCTATGTCTATTGAGTTAATTGTATTTACTTTAATAATTTGTGTCATATAAGATTTATGCCAGTTGCGAATCATTATTCAGCTGCGTTAAAGGATACTGAATTGGCATTTTGTTTTGTATAATTGATTTTCATTAAGATAATGTTACCAGTGGGTATTCTGCTTTGTTATAGATTTTGGCACCCATGTTTCTTCTTTCATAGATAATTTTCTTTCCTTTAGAAATTGCCCATCATTCTGACTGTCCAAAAAGACAGTCTTTTGTCTCAAACATTATTCTGTCAACTAATGGAAGTTACAGATTATGTATTGTTATGCAGTGAATGGAAGATGTGCATCACCAGCTCATCTCTGGTTGACAGGATGCAGAGGAGAAATCGAAACCCAGTTACAAAGGCTCCCAGGATTTGATAaatggatcattgaaaaagagaGCAGACCTTATATTGAAGCTTTGCAAGATAATAAAGAGAATCTTGTCTATCTCACTGCTGATGCAGAAACCATACTTGACGAACTTGATCCAAAGAAAATTTATATTATTGGTGGGTTAGTTGATCGGAATCGATGGAAAGGGATAACGATGAAGAAAGCAAATGACCAAGGAATTCAGTCTGCAAGACTGCCAATTGCAAATTACCTAAGGATGTCAAGCTCGCAGGTAAGTCTGGTCATCTGTATCTATATCTTCATGTAAAGATTTAGAATGCAGAATTCATCTTTGCCACTTATAAGtatataattatcatccttagTTATTACACGATTTCATTTTTATAAATTGACAAATTACAGCTTCTGAGCTGTTATATATGATAAAACTGTTGATACCATGCATATAGATGGCTACATTATTTGCTTTGCTTTATTTTCATAGAAGGAAGGTAGGGGGGATTCAGAGCTTTGCTATGGATCATGCCATTCAACCAGCATGCAGATAATATTAAAATAGCAAAGCCTGTTGGCGTTACAACATATAGCATTATGACACATTTCAAGCTTCATAGCAAGTTGCACTCTTTAATGGTAGCTTCTTTGTTTCAGTGATGACACTTCCAAACCAATATATAACACAAGTGGCTCTAATTTTCTCAACAAACTCAATTTTCATGTGGTAAAAGCATCATAAATTTCCTCCCTATGCATCAAATAGCTTTTTCCTTTAAGGGAAATTCTGTTGTTTTACAATCAAACATGGGTTGAATTTCCAGATCTCTTAagcaatcttttaattcttacttGCGAGTGTGCTCAGAATTAGATTATTCTATTAAGTATTGAAATCAGACTACCTATTTTCTCCTTGAAGAGTTTGGAATTTTCCCCACATATGCGTCAGATTGTTTTACCAAAAGAGAAACACTATGCTTTGACAATCAAAAATGCATTGAATTTCTGAATCGCTTAAGCAACCTCTTACATGTGAATATGCTAAGAGTTAgattcttgaaatattgaaaccaGGCTGGATATTGTTCTTCTCGAATACCTGGCATATCTAATATGTGTTGCATTTAAAATATTACTGGTGGTTATCATGATAATGCCATTAAGAGGTTTTACCATCTATACAATTTGGTTTCTGTGCTTTTTGGCTGCAGCTGGATTGTCCGGTTACTTGGGATACATGCTCTCTGACCATTTAAAATCTAAAACAAGTGGCATCAGAGACATATTTGATGGGAATGCTCAAGATACTCCAAATCAATCCCTTTTTGAAAAGATTATTTAATAATTGACTCAATCCTTAGGCCATGCTAAAACAGAGCCTGGATATGGGCCATGGGCCAAGAAGGCCTTCGGTTGAGCACCTAGCTAGAAATTAATATTTGTGTTCGTTAGTGGGActtaaaagaaaattttaaatGCTTTTCATGATCTTAGCTAAGATCTTTTTAGTGTTACATACAATATCAGCTTAGGTTATAGTTAAATAAGTTGCTCAGTGTTGCAGTTTCCTTTTTATTCTGTTATATTTTCAGAATTCAGTTTAGTACTACTTTCTTGGGAGCCTTTATAGGCTCCAAATGTGTTGCTGTGGGATTAAGAATTGTTAATGTGAATATTCTTTCTTGAGGGATTAATAAGCTACATATGTACCATAACAAGTTATGGTTTAAACAGGCCGAATTCGTGCAAGCCAGGCCATTCTCAATTTCACTTCATATATCTGGTCAAGCTCAAGCTGGGCCCGTTTTGTTTCCTGCTTGACTTGAGCTACTCAAATAGCTTTTTCAAGGGATTGGTGAGAGCATTAGGTCCCTTAGGTAATTTATAGTTGGAGCTACTCTTTATCATTAGATCCAGATCTAACAGCTGTCTTATCTGTTCATTACCATTAATGTTTTTGTGCCATGCGCTGATACTCAGATTCATCATTTGACTTcaaaattatcttctatttcttcttttcCAGATTACTAGATTTCATCTGGAGATGTATAACAAGTTACTCTCTTGTCAATAGATAATCATCAATCCTACCTGCACATAATTAAAGTATCCTTCACTCTGTAGATGGCAATCTTGCTGATAGATCATGTGTTGTCCAGGGGCACCTTCTAGCTTTAAAATGAACTGACAAGACAAGGTTTTCTAGGTGCACATGTAAACTAGCTGAGTTCTATGACAAGAATTATCAGGACAAGTAATACTCATGTATATCATCATGCCACCAGTCTCCTATTTCTTTGAGGATCATCTAATAGTGCTTCCAGAAATTCTGTGAATTTTCTGTCAGTATCCCTTAACATATTAACAAGCTTTACTTATTAGTCAATCTGATGAATGTTAGCTTTGTGGCTTGTTCGTGGGCATGCAGACAAGTTTAAGATGAAATGATAATCTTGTAGCAAAGATTAGTTCAAGGCTTCACTTAATTCAGATGGTCTCTGAGCTTTCACAGTTCCCTGTATTTTGAGAAACATTGTGGCAAAATTGTAATCAATGTTTTGGTGTTTGCTCAAACAGGTTCTTACTGTTAACCAAGTGGTTGAAATACTGCTTACATTCCTGGAAACAAGAGATTGGAAAAGTGCATTCTTTCAGGTAATTCCTCCCAGAAAAAGAGGTGAAGCTGAAGCTGAAGAAGTTATCGAAGATGAAAAAACCATAGATGATGCAGATATAGTAAGAGTTGAAGATGAAGTTGAAGGAGAAGATGTAGATGATGAAGATATTAGGGTCCAGAAAAGGCAATGTATTGGTGAATCTGGAACTGAAGGAATTGAAGATGAGAATGCTGAAGACTCTGTAAGAACTGTGGCTGCAAGTGTAGATGAAGCAGTGAATTTTGAAGGCAATATGCATACCAAAGAAGCCACCGATGGTTTGAGAGAGTAATGAAATGTTTCAAGACCTAAGGAATTTGCATAAGCCTAAATCGTATTTGATTGAGGTTCGGGTCTTTGATGAAAAAATACGTAGCTGAGTGTTTTAACAAGCATGATTGGATATCATGTTTCAAAGTGGTATGGTTAGAGAACTAGAAAAAAGGGAAATATCTAACTCACTGAGTTAATTTGTTTTTTGTTATTTCGTTCTAGTTGGAATCTTTGATCCGTTCTTTTCAACTGGACTTGTGACCAATATTAGTGGTACCTTGATTTGCTTTTGTTTGATCAAAATGTATAAACTGTTGAATGCCAGCGTGCAGAGACTTAAAACAATATCCTTTATTATTGGAGTTGAGATCAATATGCCTTTTTTGTAGAAGGAGAAGCTGAATCATTTTCTGCCTGTTAATTCCCGTTCCATCGGTCGAAGATTGTCACCACTTTATACAACTAACTATGAGTTGTGTACTTTGTCAGAGAAACAGGATATCAGTAAAGTTTGGAGACCATATTTAAGGGAGAATGATGAGTCTGAAGTTCTTTCCAAAGAAGTGCT
The DNA window shown above is from Elaeis guineensis isolate ETL-2024a chromosome 8, EG11, whole genome shotgun sequence and carries:
- the LOC105049959 gene encoding tRNA (guanine(9)-N1)-methyltransferase isoform X1 — translated: MVETLPRTTPMDQRNGNGQAAAPALSKNARKKLLKQQRLEARKAERKAAEKERKRQEAERRRREWEEKLAAAASEEERARLIESRRETRRERMEKRSEEREMKIGRLRRAAELGQKVVVDLEFAHLMTPNEIHSLVQQIMYCYAVNGRCASPAHLWLTGCRGEIETQLQRLPGFDKWIIEKESRPYIEALQDNKENLVYLTADAETILDELDPKKIYIIGGLVDRNRWKGITMKKANDQGIQSARLPIANYLRMSSSQVLTVNQVVEILLTFLETRDWKSAFFQVIPPRKRGEAEAEEVIEDEKTIDDADIVRVEDEVEGEDVDDEDIRVQKRQCIGESGTEGIEDENAEDSVRTVAASVDEAVNFEGNMHTKEATDGLRE
- the LOC105049959 gene encoding uncharacterized protein isoform X2, whose amino-acid sequence is MGGEARRRGVGGGAGEADRIEAGDEEGADGEAVGGAGDEDRAAEEGGRAGAEGGGGSRVRSSHDPQRNPQPRATVNGRCASPAHLWLTGCRGEIETQLQRLPGFDKWIIEKESRPYIEALQDNKENLVYLTADAETILDELDPKKIYIIGGLVDRNRWKGITMKKANDQGIQSARLPIANYLRMSSSQVLTVNQVVEILLTFLETRDWKSAFFQVIPPRKRGEAEAEEVIEDEKTIDDADIVRVEDEVEGEDVDDEDIRVQKRQCIGESGTEGIEDENAEDSVRTVAASVDEAVNFEGNMHTKEATDGLRE